The following coding sequences lie in one Heteronotia binoei isolate CCM8104 ecotype False Entrance Well chromosome 6, APGP_CSIRO_Hbin_v1, whole genome shotgun sequence genomic window:
- the LOC132573525 gene encoding pulmonary surfactant-associated protein D-like: MQFCSFCVFVLGVSLAKTSDPEPCNCEEKRNTCTVLAGANGLPGTPGTNGLPGIPGRQGLPGKNGEEGSKGEKGDRGLQGIQGPPGKPGPLGSKGDQGERGPKGDSGGRELELLKTQISHLQEELKELQLNSNKTSAGFLGEMFPHSTTARGKKFVTNGAEGNYQVSKNTCSYFGLQMASPRDEEENKAVQTLAAKFGKKAYLGMNDQETEGTFKHLNGDPMTYSKWAPNEPNGEHEDCIEIYMDGNWNDAECSYNRLIMCEF, translated from the exons ATGCAGTTTTGTTCTTTTTGTGTCTTTGTGCTGGGGGTGTCGCTGGCGAAAACATCCGACCCGGAGCCATGCAACTGCGAAGAGAAGAGGAACACCTGCACCGTCCTTGCTGGAGCGAATGGATTGCCTGGTACTCCGGGGACCAATGGACTGCCAGGCATCCCTGGGAGACAAGGACTGCCAGGGAAAAATGGAGAGGAGGGTTCTAAAGGTGAAAAGGGAGACCGAG GATTGCAAGGGATACAGGGACCTCCAGGAAAACCCGGTCCTCTTGGGTCCAAAGGAGATCAAGGTGAAAGAGGACCCAAAGGTGACAGCGGCGGCAGAG aACTTGAACTTCTTAAAACTCAGATCAGTCATTTACAAGAGGAGCTGAAGGAGTTGCAGTTGAACTCAAATAAAACCTCAGCAG gctttctaGGCGAAATGTTTCCACACAGCACAACAGCAAGAGGAAAGAAATTTGTCACCAATGGAGCTGAAGGAAATTATCAGGTTTCCAAAAACACGTGTTCCTATTTTGGTCTGCAAATGGCTTCGCCAAGAGACGAGGAGGAAAACAAGGCTGTGCAGACGCTCGCTGCCAAGTTTGGAAAAAAGGCATATCTTGGAATGAATGACCAGGAAACGGAAGGCACCTTTAAGCATTTAAATGGCGATCCGATGACATACTCAAAATGGGCCCCCAACGAACCCAATGGGGAGCATGAAGACTGCATAGAAATATACATGGATGGCAACTGGAACGATGCTGAGTGCAGTTACAACCGGTTAATAATGTGTGAATTTTAA